The Siansivirga zeaxanthinifaciens CC-SAMT-1 region CCAGTTATCGTATTCTAATTAATTTTTTTTGTTGAAATCAACGTTTAATCAAAAATAAAGGTGGTTACCAGTAATTTCTGTTTGTTTTTCCATTCTTATTTTAATTAAAAAAAGATATCAAAATTACGGACCTACTAAAAAACAATGTTAAAATTAAATTTTTATCATTCTTTTTAATTTTTATAGTTTCTTACTTTATTTCAAAAGAAAAAACACTTAAATTGTCATGTAATTAAATATATCTACATGGCTTTAAAAGTTGTAATTTCACACAAAACAAAATACAAATACGATCGACCTGTTTCATTATCACCTCACGTTTTCAGATTACGTCCTGCACCACACAGCAGAACGCCTATCGAATCGTATTCTATAAAAATTAAACCCGAAAATCAATTTTTCAATTGGCAACAAGATCCTTTTGGAAATTATATTGCGCGTTTGGTTTTTCCTGAAAAAACAACAGAGTTGTCTATCGATGTTGAAATTATAGCCGATTTAAAAACCATCAACCCGTTTGATTTCTTTGTTGAAAAATATGCCGAAGAATATCCGTTTGAATACGATGAAACCTTAAAAAAGGAGTTACTTCCTTATTTAGAAATTACAGACAGAGGTGAGCTTTTACAAGACTTTTTAAAAAAAATAGATTTTTCACCAAGAAAAACCATCTATTTTTTAATTGATATCAATAGAAAAATATACGAATATCTTAATTACAATATTCGTATGGATCCTGGGGTTCAAACCTGTGAGGAAACTTTATCTCAGAAAAATGGATCTTGTCGTGATTACGCCTGGTTATTTGTACAAACATTAAGACATTTAGGCTTTGGAGCCCGTTTTGTTTCGGGGTATTTAGTTCAGTTAAAATCTGATGAAAAATCATTAGACGGTCCTTCAGGTCCTGAAGAAGATTTTACCGATTTACATGCCTGGGCCGAAGTTTATATTCCTGGTGCTGGTTGGATAGGATTTGATGCAACCTCTGGTTTATTAGCTGGCGAAGGCCATATACCACTGGCTTGTACACCTTCATTTGAAAGTGCCGCACCCGTTTCTGGTATGACCGATGTTTGTGAAACCGAATTTTTCTTTGAAAACTCGGTAACTCGAATTTTCGAATCGCCACGTGTAACAAAACCTTACACCGAAGAACAATGGAACGCTATTTATAAATTAGGTCGTAAAGTTGAAAAACAATTAGTTAAAGGCGATGTAAGACTAACTATGGGTGGTGAACCAACCTTTGTTTCCATAGACGATATGGAAGCACCAGAATGGAACACCGATGCCGATGGACCACATAAAAGACAACTTGCCAAAGACCTATCGGCAAGATTATATGATGTTTTTGGAAAAGGTGCCATTTTACATCAAGCACAAGGAAAATGGTATCCAGGAGAACCTTTACCAAGATGGCAAATAGAAATTTGCTGGAGAAAAGATGGTAAAAAGATTTGGCACGACCGAAGCTTATTTTCACTTTTTGCTGAAAATCCTGTTATTCCTGCAGATGCCGACAAACTATTTTTACAAACACTTACCAAATATTTAGGGGTAACAGATGCTACCATAAAACCTACATACGAAGATTCTTTTTATTTTCTGTGGCAAGAAGGTCAAATGCCTATAGACATCGACCCTACACAAGAAAATGGTAATCTTTTAGTAAAAGATAAACTAAAAGAAATTCTGGCGAATGGTACTTCAAAACCAACGGGATACGTATTACCAATTAACAATACCAGAGGCGATTGGTATACTTGTTTTTGGGAATTTAGAAGACAACACCTTTTCTTAATTCCTGGTAACTCCCCTATTGGATTGCGTTTACCTCTAGATTCTCTATTACTTAAACCTTTCGATGAAGAATTCCCGGTTTATATACCAGATAATTTCTCTAAAAAGAAAGTTTTACCAAGTTACAAACGCGTCGTTTCTAAAAGAGTGGAAGACATTTTAAATAATGGCCTACCACATAACAAAACAAATTATTTTATTAGAACCGCTTTATGTGCCGAAATACGCGATGGTAAGTTACATTTGTTCTTACCACCTGTTGATAGCATTGAGATATTTTTAGATTTAATGGCTTCTATTGAAGCTACCGCCAAAGAATTATCGATACCTGTTGTTTTAGAAGGTTATGATGCTCCAAAAGATCACAGGTTAGAATCTATGAAAGTAACCCCTGATCCTGGTGTTATTGAAGTAAATGTTCAACCAGCTAATAACTGGGAAGAGCTTTGTAATAACACAACTACATTATATTCTGAAGCTAAAAAATCACGTTTAGGCACCGAAAAATTCATGTTAGATGGTAAACACACCGGAACTGGTGGTGGAAACCACGTAACCTTGGGCGGTACATCGCCTGCCGATAGTCCGTTGTTAAGAAAACCGAGTCTATTAAGAAGTTTATTAACATTCTGGCAACATCATCCAGGACTTTCTTATTTGTTTTCTGGAGCATTCGTTGGGGCTACCAGTCAGGCGCCAAGAATTGATGAGGCTCGCATGGAAAATTTATACGAATTAGAAATTGCTTTCGACCAAATTCCAAAAGATGGCGAAGTGCCTTTCTGGTTAACCGATAGACTTTTTCGTCACCTACTAACAGATTTAACAGGAAATACGCATCGTGCAGAATTCTGTATCGATAAATTATATTCTCCAGACTCATCGTCTGGTCGCTTAGGTATCTTGGAGCTTCGTGCTTTCGATATGCCTCCGCATCCTCAAATGAGCTTAATGCAAAATTTATTGGTAAGAACCTTAGTGGCTTGGTTCTGGAAAAAACCTTACGAACATAAATTAGTTCGTTGGGGCACAGAATTACACGATAAATTTTTAATCGAACATTTTGTTAGAGAAGACATTAAAGATATTGTTGGGCAATTAAATAAAGCTGGATACGATTTTAAAGAAGATTGGTTCGATCCGTTCTTTGAATTTAGATTTCCACTTCACGGTATGGTCGAAATAAACAACATCCATTTAGAATTAAGAGCTGGTATTGAACCATGGAATGTTTTAGGTGAAGAAGCCACCGGAAACGGTACAGCCCGTTATGTTGACTCTTCGGTAGAACGTTTACAGGTAAAAGTTAAAAACTTCAATAACGATAGGTATGTGTTAACATGTAATGGCATAAAAGTGGAATTGCGCAGTACGCCTGTAAAAGAACAATTTGTTGCAGGTGTGCGTTATAAAGCCTGGAATCCGTATTCTGCTTTACATCCAACCATTGATGTTGATACACCATTAGTTTTTGATATTGTAGACACATGGAATAGACGCTCTATTGGTGGTTGTACTTATTTTGTTTCACATCCTGGAGGACGCTCTTACGATTCGCATCCAATTAATAGTTTTGAAGCCGAATCGAGACGTATTAATCGTTTCTGGGAATTTGGTCATACCCAAGGTGAAATTGAAAATATTTCACAGGAATCATCAGATTCTTCAAGAAAAAGTGTTGAAGAGAAAGAAAGTGGAAAAAAATTCTCATATAAAGTGCTTCCAACTAATTTTGAATTCCCAAATACGTTAGATTTGCGAAAAAAATAAATTTAGTGTAATTAATGATCACTGACTCGAACATATTATTTCAAAATTATTTTTCGAAAAGCAATAATTACGACGAAGTATTAAAATCTAATATGGATATAAACCCCAATTGGGAACAGTTATTAGACAATATAACTTCTATGGACGTCGATACCCTAATCTCTAAGCAAAATGAGATTAATTGGTTAATGGACGAAAATGGTGTTACCTATAATGTTTACAACGACCCAAAAGGTATGCACCGGTCTTGGGACTTAAATATTGTTCCTTTTTTAATTGATAAAAAAGAGTGGAATACGATTGAAAAAGGAATAAAACAACGTTCTGAAGTTTTAAACCTTATTTTAAAAGATATTTATGGCAAGCGAGAGCTTATTAAAAATGGTATAATTCCACCTGAAGTAATATTTGCGCATCGCGGTTTTTTAAGACAATGCGATAAAATTGACTATACAACAACTAAAAATTTATTAATTCATTCGGCCGAAATTTCTCGTGGACCCGATGGACGCATGTGGGTTGTTAACGATCGAACCCAAGCACCCTCAGGGATGGGCTACGCTTTGGAAAACCGATATTCTATAAACAGAATATTACCCAGCATGTTTAAAGATATTAATGTTAAGCAGCATTATTCATTTTTTCAGGAATTCAATCAAATGCTTATTGAGTCGGCGCCTCAAAATAAACCGAATCCAAATATTGTTATTTTAACTCCTGGACCGCTTAACGAAACCTATTTTGAACACGCTTATTTGTCGTCATTTCTAGGATATCCACTTGTAAATGGTAACGATTTAGTAGTTAGAAACGGTAAAGTTTGGTTAAAATCGTTAAAAGAACTAAAGCAAGTCGATGTGATTTTACGCCGTGTCGACGATACTTTTATGGATCCTTTAGAATTAAGGGAAGATTCATATTTAGGTGTTA contains the following coding sequences:
- a CDS encoding transglutaminase family protein gives rise to the protein MALKVVISHKTKYKYDRPVSLSPHVFRLRPAPHSRTPIESYSIKIKPENQFFNWQQDPFGNYIARLVFPEKTTELSIDVEIIADLKTINPFDFFVEKYAEEYPFEYDETLKKELLPYLEITDRGELLQDFLKKIDFSPRKTIYFLIDINRKIYEYLNYNIRMDPGVQTCEETLSQKNGSCRDYAWLFVQTLRHLGFGARFVSGYLVQLKSDEKSLDGPSGPEEDFTDLHAWAEVYIPGAGWIGFDATSGLLAGEGHIPLACTPSFESAAPVSGMTDVCETEFFFENSVTRIFESPRVTKPYTEEQWNAIYKLGRKVEKQLVKGDVRLTMGGEPTFVSIDDMEAPEWNTDADGPHKRQLAKDLSARLYDVFGKGAILHQAQGKWYPGEPLPRWQIEICWRKDGKKIWHDRSLFSLFAENPVIPADADKLFLQTLTKYLGVTDATIKPTYEDSFYFLWQEGQMPIDIDPTQENGNLLVKDKLKEILANGTSKPTGYVLPINNTRGDWYTCFWEFRRQHLFLIPGNSPIGLRLPLDSLLLKPFDEEFPVYIPDNFSKKKVLPSYKRVVSKRVEDILNNGLPHNKTNYFIRTALCAEIRDGKLHLFLPPVDSIEIFLDLMASIEATAKELSIPVVLEGYDAPKDHRLESMKVTPDPGVIEVNVQPANNWEELCNNTTTLYSEAKKSRLGTEKFMLDGKHTGTGGGNHVTLGGTSPADSPLLRKPSLLRSLLTFWQHHPGLSYLFSGAFVGATSQAPRIDEARMENLYELEIAFDQIPKDGEVPFWLTDRLFRHLLTDLTGNTHRAEFCIDKLYSPDSSSGRLGILELRAFDMPPHPQMSLMQNLLVRTLVAWFWKKPYEHKLVRWGTELHDKFLIEHFVREDIKDIVGQLNKAGYDFKEDWFDPFFEFRFPLHGMVEINNIHLELRAGIEPWNVLGEEATGNGTARYVDSSVERLQVKVKNFNNDRYVLTCNGIKVELRSTPVKEQFVAGVRYKAWNPYSALHPTIDVDTPLVFDIVDTWNRRSIGGCTYFVSHPGGRSYDSHPINSFEAESRRINRFWEFGHTQGEIENISQESSDSSRKSVEEKESGKKFSYKVLPTNFEFPNTLDLRKK